In a single window of the Halomicroarcula saliterrae genome:
- a CDS encoding cation:proton antiporter, with translation MVEFSTALLAIAAAFVLFAVVALYRVFVGPTIHDRVIAVNVAGTNTVIAIALVAAAFEESTFLDVALVYALLNFLLSIAFSKFNVEHGGVL, from the coding sequence ATGGTTGAGTTCTCGACCGCGCTGCTGGCCATCGCCGCGGCGTTCGTTCTCTTCGCCGTCGTCGCCCTCTATCGGGTGTTCGTCGGCCCGACCATCCACGACAGAGTCATCGCGGTCAACGTCGCCGGCACGAACACGGTCATCGCCATCGCGCTGGTGGCCGCGGCCTTCGAGGAGTCGACGTTCCTCGACGTGGCGCTCGTCTACGCCCTGTTGAACTTCCTGCTCTCGATAGCGTTCTCGAAGTTCAACGTCGAGCACGGAGGGGTGCTATGA
- the mnhG gene encoding monovalent cation/H(+) antiporter subunit G, which yields MTPVEWAIVALALLGAFFGAVAAIGIVRMPDIYTRAHAASKSDTLGAVLTIAAVALALESNLSTVKSVFLIVFMFITNPTAAHAIARAAQEQGIEPWTKEGDG from the coding sequence ATGACGCCGGTCGAGTGGGCCATCGTCGCGCTCGCGCTGCTTGGCGCCTTCTTCGGGGCCGTCGCCGCGATAGGTATCGTCCGGATGCCGGATATCTACACGCGCGCGCACGCGGCATCGAAAAGCGATACGCTGGGCGCCGTGCTCACAATCGCCGCGGTGGCGCTGGCCCTGGAGTCGAATCTCTCGACGGTCAAATCCGTCTTCCTCATCGTCTTCATGTTCATCACGAACCCGACGGCCGCCCACGCCATCGCTCGGGCCGCACAGGAGCAGGGTATCGAGCCGTGGACAAAGGAGGGCGACGGATGA
- a CDS encoding DUF4040 domain-containing protein yields MSLTALQAALLVFVVGCALGAALLKDTLASVIAFAAYSLGISIIWLVLQAPDVGLTEAAVGAGIMTILFLLALANTVTPDADSLFESVRWRTVAFVGAFVLVMGATVPSLPAIGDPTAPVVGGEVTQYYLANAYEETQVKNAVTAVLAAYRGFDTLGEAVVVFSAGVVALSVLRREVFA; encoded by the coding sequence ATGAGCCTGACTGCGCTGCAGGCCGCCCTGCTCGTGTTCGTCGTCGGCTGTGCGCTGGGGGCGGCCCTGCTGAAAGACACGCTGGCGTCGGTCATCGCCTTCGCCGCCTACAGCCTCGGCATCTCCATCATCTGGCTCGTCCTTCAGGCCCCGGACGTGGGGTTGACCGAGGCCGCCGTCGGCGCGGGTATCATGACGATTCTGTTCCTGCTGGCGCTCGCCAACACGGTCACGCCGGACGCCGACAGCCTGTTCGAGTCGGTCCGCTGGCGGACGGTGGCGTTCGTGGGCGCGTTCGTCCTCGTCATGGGGGCGACCGTCCCGTCGCTGCCGGCCATCGGCGACCCGACCGCGCCGGTCGTGGGCGGCGAGGTCACACAGTACTACCTGGCGAACGCCTACGAGGAGACCCAGGTCAAAAACGCGGTGACGGCGGTGCTCGCGGCCTATCGAGGCTTCGACACGCTCGGCGAGGCCGTCGTCGTCTTCTCCGCCGGCGTCGTCGCGCTGTCGGTGCTGCGCCGGGAGGTGTTCGCATGA
- a CDS encoding Na(+)/H(+) antiporter subunit B: MSVDDEPGLYVESTIIMTTVRVVAPFVLTFALFIMFHGADTPGGGFQGGVIAGSVVMMLAFAFGIDSTRQWVDVRVVAALASGGVLLFAAIGLGAMALGGQFLQYNAYMPYYSKASKYGIELVELGIGGIVASVAIGLFFLLAAGFGHVTDAEGDQ; encoded by the coding sequence ATGAGCGTCGACGACGAGCCGGGGCTGTACGTCGAGTCGACCATCATCATGACGACGGTCCGCGTCGTGGCCCCCTTCGTCCTCACCTTCGCCCTCTTTATCATGTTCCACGGCGCGGACACGCCCGGGGGCGGGTTCCAGGGCGGCGTCATCGCGGGCTCGGTCGTGATGATGCTGGCGTTCGCGTTCGGTATCGACTCGACGCGACAGTGGGTGGACGTGCGGGTCGTCGCGGCGCTCGCGTCCGGCGGCGTCCTCCTGTTTGCGGCTATCGGGCTCGGCGCGATGGCGCTTGGCGGACAGTTCCTCCAGTACAACGCGTACATGCCCTACTACTCCAAAGCCAGCAAGTACGGTATCGAGCTGGTCGAACTGGGTATCGGCGGCATCGTCGCCAGCGTCGCAATCGGCCTCTTTTTCCTGCTCGCGGCCGGTTTCGGCCACGTCACCGACGCGGAGGGCGACCAATGA
- a CDS encoding cation:proton antiporter subunit C, with the protein MTLSALQLDLLTSRYNYYAVVLLLGIGLYMLVESPNLVKKVIGMNIFQTGIFLFFITLAYRAGGNPPVVTKGGGPYVSPLPHVLILTAIVVGVSLTAVALALIVRIYSEYGTLDEDTLEQLYYD; encoded by the coding sequence ATGACGCTCTCCGCGCTCCAGCTCGACCTGCTGACGAGCCGGTACAACTACTACGCCGTCGTCCTGTTGCTCGGCATCGGGCTGTACATGCTCGTCGAGTCGCCCAACCTCGTGAAGAAGGTCATCGGGATGAACATCTTCCAGACCGGTATCTTCCTGTTTTTCATCACGCTGGCCTACCGGGCCGGCGGGAACCCGCCGGTCGTGACGAAAGGCGGTGGCCCCTACGTGAGCCCGCTGCCCCACGTGCTCATCCTGACCGCTATCGTCGTCGGGGTGAGCCTGACGGCGGTGGCGCTCGCGCTCATCGTCCGCATCTACTCGGAGTACGGCACGCTCGACGAAGACACACTGGAGCAACTCTACTATGATTGA
- a CDS encoding monovalent cation/H+ antiporter subunit D family protein, whose protein sequence is MIEHLPVLLVVVPIIGGAVPLVASLVTDRAGWSIALATTLVHAALAGLLARQVWTDGVVSYAVGGFALPYGIELVVDGLSVAVVALISAISLGVLAYARHAGPHENTFYSQFLLLVTGLTGMTVTGDVFNLYVFLEITGLAAYGLVASGRDASAAVAALKYLVIGTVGASLYLLGVGYALAATGTLNMADMSAKLAAVGYDSTLVLTAFGLMVGGLTVKVALFPLHTWQPDAYANAPDSASAFISALVSTVSAYALARLLFSVFTVDFLTAVPAARWALVALASLSIVAGSALAVSQRNVQRMLAYSSVSQFGLVIAGFTVATPIAVVGATVHLVGHAVMKGGLFAATGIIERETGASTVGGYAGMGTRTPLAAGAFTVLALAMVGVPPAIGFVGKWYILVGAVEAEIWPVVAVLLVSTLLTLAYFARLGERLYFAEATIREEAPVADGGASVSTGMLAVVVVAAVLAVALTAAVPALDQLLEQTLPPLLNQ, encoded by the coding sequence ATGATTGAACACCTCCCCGTCCTGCTCGTCGTCGTACCGATTATCGGCGGCGCCGTCCCGCTGGTGGCCAGTCTGGTCACCGACCGCGCCGGCTGGTCGATAGCCCTCGCGACCACGCTCGTCCACGCCGCCCTCGCCGGCCTCCTCGCCCGGCAGGTGTGGACCGACGGCGTCGTCAGCTACGCTGTCGGCGGCTTCGCGCTGCCCTACGGTATCGAACTCGTCGTCGACGGTCTCTCGGTCGCCGTCGTCGCCCTCATCAGTGCCATCTCGCTCGGCGTCCTCGCCTACGCGCGACACGCCGGCCCACACGAGAACACGTTCTACAGCCAGTTCCTCCTGCTCGTCACCGGGCTTACGGGGATGACGGTGACCGGCGACGTGTTCAACCTCTACGTCTTCCTCGAAATCACGGGTCTGGCGGCGTACGGCCTCGTCGCCAGCGGGCGCGACGCCAGCGCCGCGGTCGCGGCCCTGAAGTACCTCGTCATCGGCACCGTCGGCGCGTCGCTGTACCTGCTGGGCGTCGGCTACGCCCTCGCCGCGACTGGGACGCTCAACATGGCGGACATGAGCGCGAAGCTCGCCGCGGTCGGCTACGACTCGACGCTCGTCCTGACCGCGTTCGGGCTGATGGTCGGCGGGCTCACCGTGAAGGTCGCGCTATTCCCCCTCCACACGTGGCAACCGGACGCCTACGCGAACGCCCCGGACAGCGCCAGCGCGTTCATCTCGGCGCTGGTCTCGACGGTGTCGGCCTACGCGCTGGCGCGCCTGCTGTTCTCGGTCTTTACCGTCGACTTTCTCACCGCGGTGCCCGCCGCCCGCTGGGCGCTCGTCGCACTGGCCTCGCTGAGCATCGTCGCCGGCAGCGCGCTGGCCGTCTCACAGCGCAACGTCCAGCGGATGCTGGCGTACTCCTCGGTGTCGCAGTTCGGCCTCGTCATCGCCGGCTTCACCGTCGCGACGCCCATCGCCGTCGTCGGTGCCACGGTCCATCTGGTCGGCCACGCCGTCATGAAAGGCGGCCTCTTCGCCGCGACCGGCATCATCGAACGGGAGACGGGCGCGTCGACCGTCGGCGGCTACGCCGGGATGGGGACTCGCACCCCGCTGGCTGCCGGGGCCTTTACCGTCCTCGCGCTGGCGATGGTCGGCGTCCCGCCCGCCATCGGCTTCGTCGGGAAGTGGTACATCCTCGTCGGCGCCGTCGAGGCCGAGATATGGCCGGTCGTCGCCGTCTTGCTCGTCAGTACGCTGCTGACGCTGGCCTATTTCGCCCGCCTCGGTGAACGGCTCTACTTCGCCGAGGCGACCATCCGCGAGGAGGCGCCGGTCGCCGACGGCGGGGCGAGCGTCTCCACCGGGATGCTCGCCGTCGTCGTCGTCGCCGCCGTGCTGGCGGTGGCCCTGACCGCCGCCGTCCCCGCGCTCGACCAGCTTCTGGAACAGACGCTGCCACCTCTGCTCAACCAATGA
- a CDS encoding proton-conducting transporter membrane subunit, whose amino-acid sequence MTDVASIRPLAAVLVSALAIPVILSLKTRPNVREGVTLTVAGTKFAIVASMLPGVLSGTVYETQLATLGPGLSLVLRADALGILFGLLASLLWIVTSFYSIGYMRGLAEHAQTRYFASFAASLASAMGVAFGANLLTVFVFYELLTVSTYPLVTHDETDGARAAGRKYLAYTFGGGVAVLGGTLLVFFLTGTTAFTPGGIETLATADPTLARAAFALLAAGFGVKAALMPAHSWLPDAMVAPTPVSGLLHAVAVVKSGVFGIARVVLDVYGTDLMVDLGVALPLAAVAAFTLLTASVIALRQDNLKRRLAYSTISQLSYIVLGLALLEGNALIGGLLHIPAHAFMKLTLFFCAGAIHVETHTDDISDMAGIGRRMPLTMAAFAVAAAGMAGIPLVAGFVSKWYIVIGALQGEQFVFAAALLFSGILNIAYFWPIVYQAYFETPEGHDEKPLISAVLGGREAVRTDGGEGREEPLSEGDGSDAEMGDPDESVPRPEQVDHLGKRHEDVEHHGGPPEGGWDRRGWQGQESTWFMLGPILTAATLSLALGIAPRLAVFLRIVETVVVGLPGVAL is encoded by the coding sequence ATGACTGACGTTGCCTCCATCCGACCGCTGGCCGCCGTGCTCGTGAGCGCCCTCGCTATCCCCGTGATTCTCTCGTTGAAAACGCGGCCGAACGTCCGCGAGGGCGTCACCCTGACCGTGGCCGGGACGAAGTTCGCTATCGTCGCCAGCATGCTCCCGGGCGTGCTCTCGGGGACCGTCTACGAGACGCAACTGGCCACCCTCGGCCCCGGGCTCTCGCTGGTCCTGCGGGCCGACGCGCTGGGCATCCTCTTTGGCCTGCTGGCGAGCCTGCTGTGGATCGTCACCAGCTTCTACTCCATCGGCTACATGCGCGGGCTGGCCGAACACGCCCAGACCAGGTACTTCGCCTCGTTCGCGGCGAGTCTGGCCTCGGCGATGGGCGTCGCCTTCGGCGCGAACCTGCTCACGGTGTTCGTCTTCTACGAACTACTGACGGTGTCGACCTACCCCCTCGTGACCCACGACGAGACCGACGGGGCCCGCGCGGCCGGCCGGAAATACCTCGCGTACACGTTCGGCGGCGGCGTCGCCGTCTTGGGCGGGACGCTGCTCGTGTTCTTCCTGACCGGGACTACGGCCTTTACCCCCGGCGGTATCGAGACGCTCGCGACGGCGGACCCGACGCTCGCCCGGGCCGCGTTCGCCCTGCTCGCGGCGGGCTTTGGCGTGAAAGCCGCGCTGATGCCGGCCCACTCGTGGCTACCCGACGCCATGGTCGCGCCGACGCCCGTCTCCGGACTGCTCCACGCCGTCGCGGTCGTCAAGAGCGGCGTGTTCGGTATCGCTCGCGTGGTGCTCGACGTTTACGGCACCGACCTCATGGTCGACCTCGGCGTCGCGCTCCCGCTGGCCGCGGTGGCCGCCTTCACGCTGCTGACCGCGAGCGTAATCGCCCTGCGTCAGGACAACCTCAAGCGCCGGCTGGCGTACTCGACTATCAGCCAGCTCTCCTACATCGTGCTGGGTCTCGCCCTGCTGGAGGGGAACGCTCTGATAGGCGGACTACTCCACATCCCCGCCCACGCGTTCATGAAGCTCACGCTGTTCTTCTGTGCCGGGGCCATCCACGTCGAGACCCACACGGACGACATCAGCGACATGGCCGGTATCGGCAGACGGATGCCGCTGACGATGGCCGCGTTCGCCGTCGCTGCGGCGGGGATGGCCGGTATCCCCCTCGTCGCGGGCTTCGTCAGCAAGTGGTACATCGTCATCGGCGCCCTGCAGGGCGAGCAGTTCGTCTTCGCCGCCGCCCTGCTGTTCTCGGGCATCCTGAACATCGCCTACTTCTGGCCAATCGTCTATCAGGCGTACTTCGAGACGCCGGAGGGCCACGACGAGAAGCCCCTCATCAGCGCGGTACTGGGCGGTCGCGAGGCCGTGCGGACCGACGGCGGCGAGGGGCGGGAAGAACCGCTCTCCGAAGGCGACGGTTCGGACGCCGAGATGGGTGACCCCGACGAGTCGGTTCCCCGGCCCGAACAGGTCGACCACCTCGGCAAGCGCCACGAGGACGTCGAACACCACGGGGGCCCACCGGAGGGCGGCTGGGACCGACGTGGCTGGCAGGGGCAGGAGAGCACCTGGTTCATGCTCGGGCCTATCCTGACCGCGGCGACGCTGTCGCTGGCGCTGGGCATCGCGCCCCGGCTCGCGGTCTTCCTGCGCATCGTCGAGACCGTCGTCGTCGGGCTCCCGGGGGTGGCGCTCTGA
- a CDS encoding Na(+)/H(+) antiporter subunit D — MAGPLTMVPPGVALLAVAVLIAFLPRKAGHALGIVASAAALAWAWVVPSGAYLDETMFLGFETVLLNVDEFSRLMGIIFGIIGIAAVLYSYASEAESVQTAFAYSYVATSFGAVFAGDWLTLLFFWELMAVTSTLLVWHYRGKAVRAGFRYAVFHGIGGTLLMAAILQNYAIKGTFLFGSVPGGPETAGIAPGLPAALAAVGIGVNVGFIGLHAWLPDTYPRPHIAASVFLCVFTTKTGVYGMYRAFPDGHVAIAYMGGGMAVFGATFALFQNDMRRLLSYHIQSQVGYMIAGVGIGTALSQAGAFAHVFNHILYKGLLFMTAGVVVYRTGEENLKKLGGLARQMPITAGSFTVAALSIAGFPGFNGFVSKGIVIDGAHYTFAKGPLPLYEWTTLEWLLLLGGVGTFMSFIKFGYYAFFHGEYDGDVEDANRGQAVAMVGVAALCVFYGLFDGALFALLPFDVTDPAVVEEVYTTYTVPHVVEGVALALIGLVGFYLTKKPLSKLGRVPDVDSLYNPAVFYGTRGLVVGVTDLYAAVDRATVAGTRTAVNSITNPETVYDRFVGGEDANPLRAGIGFSILVLAVFVTVALLLLP, encoded by the coding sequence ATGGCGGGGCCCCTGACGATGGTCCCGCCCGGCGTCGCTCTGCTCGCCGTGGCCGTCCTCATCGCGTTTCTGCCCCGCAAAGCCGGGCACGCCCTCGGTATCGTCGCTTCCGCGGCGGCGCTCGCCTGGGCGTGGGTCGTCCCCTCGGGTGCGTACCTCGACGAGACGATGTTCCTCGGCTTCGAGACGGTCCTGTTGAACGTCGACGAGTTCTCCCGGCTGATGGGGATTATCTTCGGCATCATCGGCATCGCCGCGGTGCTGTATTCCTACGCCAGCGAGGCCGAGAGCGTCCAGACCGCCTTCGCCTACTCCTACGTCGCCACCAGCTTCGGCGCGGTGTTCGCCGGCGACTGGCTCACCCTGCTGTTCTTCTGGGAGCTGATGGCCGTGACGAGCACGCTGCTGGTGTGGCACTACCGAGGGAAGGCGGTCCGGGCCGGCTTCCGATACGCCGTCTTCCACGGCATCGGCGGGACGCTGCTGATGGCGGCCATCCTCCAGAACTACGCTATCAAAGGCACCTTCCTCTTTGGCTCGGTCCCCGGCGGACCCGAGACGGCCGGTATCGCACCGGGCCTGCCCGCGGCGCTCGCAGCGGTGGGCATCGGCGTCAACGTCGGCTTCATCGGCCTCCACGCCTGGCTCCCCGACACCTACCCGCGACCCCACATCGCCGCCAGCGTCTTCCTCTGCGTGTTCACCACGAAGACCGGCGTCTACGGGATGTATCGGGCCTTCCCGGACGGCCACGTCGCCATCGCGTACATGGGCGGCGGGATGGCCGTCTTCGGCGCGACCTTCGCGCTGTTCCAGAACGACATGCGCCGGCTCCTCTCCTATCACATCCAGTCCCAGGTCGGCTACATGATAGCCGGCGTCGGCATCGGGACGGCGCTGTCGCAGGCCGGCGCCTTCGCCCACGTGTTCAACCACATCCTCTACAAGGGGCTGCTGTTCATGACCGCCGGCGTCGTCGTCTACCGCACCGGCGAGGAGAACCTGAAGAAACTCGGCGGGCTGGCCCGCCAGATGCCGATTACGGCAGGGTCTTTCACCGTCGCGGCGCTGTCGATTGCCGGCTTCCCCGGCTTCAACGGCTTCGTCAGCAAGGGTATCGTCATCGACGGCGCTCACTACACCTTCGCCAAGGGACCGCTCCCACTCTACGAGTGGACCACACTGGAGTGGCTCCTCCTGCTTGGCGGGGTCGGCACCTTCATGTCGTTCATCAAGTTCGGCTACTACGCCTTCTTCCACGGGGAGTACGACGGCGACGTCGAGGACGCCAACCGCGGACAGGCCGTCGCGATGGTCGGGGTCGCCGCACTCTGTGTGTTCTACGGCCTGTTCGACGGCGCGCTGTTCGCCCTGCTGCCCTTCGACGTGACCGACCCGGCCGTGGTCGAGGAGGTCTACACGACCTACACCGTCCCCCACGTCGTCGAAGGTGTCGCTCTGGCTCTCATCGGGCTGGTCGGCTTCTATCTCACGAAGAAACCGCTCTCGAAGCTGGGACGTGTCCCCGACGTCGACTCGCTGTACAACCCCGCCGTGTTCTACGGCACGCGCGGGCTCGTCGTCGGCGTCACCGACCTCTATGCCGCCGTCGACCGGGCGACAGTCGCCGGGACGCGGACGGCAGTCAACTCGATTACAAATCCTGAAACCGTATACGACCGTTTCGTCGGCGGCGAGGACGCCAACCCCCTTCGGGCCGGTATCGGCTTTAGCATCCTCGTACTGGCCGTCTTCGTGACAGTTGCGCTGCTGTTGCTCCCTTGA
- a CDS encoding type IV pilin N-terminal domain-containing protein, with amino-acid sequence MDLKTLLQNDDAVSPVIGVILMVAITVILAAVIATFVLGLGDSLSNQAPQASFSCDGDSLIHDGGDELDGNNLFLANDSSNTRGPDQYSAGDIIVGSFGDAQAPLTWQSDGSSATLRSDAC; translated from the coding sequence ATGGATTTGAAAACACTGCTTCAAAACGACGACGCGGTGTCGCCGGTCATCGGGGTCATCCTGATGGTCGCGATCACCGTCATCCTCGCGGCCGTCATCGCGACGTTCGTGCTCGGACTCGGCGACTCACTTAGCAATCAGGCGCCACAGGCGAGTTTCAGCTGTGACGGCGATTCACTGATTCACGACGGTGGGGACGAACTCGACGGCAACAACCTGTTTCTGGCAAACGACTCCTCGAACACGCGTGGCCCTGACCAGTATTCCGCCGGAGACATCATCGTCGGGTCTTTCGGTGACGCTCAGGCGCCGCTCACTTGGCAATCAGACGGGAGCTCAGCAACGCTTCGGTCCGACGCCTGCTAA
- a CDS encoding type IV pilin N-terminal domain-containing protein, protein MQLKQLLNDDDAVSPVIGVILMVAITVILAAVIATFVLGLGDSLSNQAPQATFTFDSNNDPGGTTTDTVNITHDGGDDVAPSNVQIKIGGADFVNADGTDYKSGQVTASRSIFPSDPVSAGDTFVIAESSDSIQDGDSIRVIWSDSDGGSSAVLSESTVNL, encoded by the coding sequence ATGCAACTAAAACAACTACTCAACGACGACGACGCAGTATCGCCGGTCATCGGGGTCATCCTGATGGTCGCTATCACAGTCATCCTCGCGGCCGTCATCGCGACGTTCGTGCTGGGACTCGGAGATTCACTCAGCAATCAGGCACCACAGGCTACGTTCACGTTCGACTCTAACAACGATCCGGGCGGCACGACTACCGATACGGTAAACATCACGCACGACGGCGGTGACGACGTGGCGCCCTCGAACGTTCAAATCAAAATCGGTGGTGCTGACTTCGTCAACGCAGATGGGACCGACTACAAATCGGGGCAAGTCACAGCTAGCCGATCTATCTTCCCGAGTGACCCCGTTAGCGCAGGTGATACATTCGTTATTGCGGAGAGCAGTGACTCCATCCAAGACGGTGACTCTATCCGCGTAATCTGGTCCGACTCTGACGGTGGAAGCAGTGCCGTGCTCAGTGAATCCACGGTCAATCTGTAA
- a CDS encoding type IV pilin N-terminal domain-containing protein: MMTGLDFRSDADAVSPVIGVVLLVTISVLLAAVIGATVLGAEDALITTTPQASFEFDYAAGESGSEDLSTGGDDGALAITHVGGDSIDASTLQIRAAPGGTAGEGDLPSWSGDISAGVSASVTVDADATVRVVHSTSGSSTVVASWVGPDA, translated from the coding sequence ATGATGACGGGACTGGACTTTCGCTCCGATGCCGACGCAGTCTCCCCAGTCATCGGCGTCGTTCTGCTGGTAACTATCTCGGTCCTCCTCGCCGCCGTTATCGGGGCGACAGTGCTGGGGGCCGAGGACGCGCTCATCACGACGACTCCGCAGGCGTCGTTCGAGTTCGACTACGCGGCCGGCGAGAGCGGCAGTGAGGACCTCTCTACCGGCGGCGACGACGGCGCGCTGGCTATCACCCACGTCGGCGGCGACAGCATCGACGCGTCGACCCTCCAGATACGAGCCGCTCCGGGTGGAACCGCGGGCGAGGGCGACCTCCCCTCCTGGAGCGGGGACATCTCCGCCGGGGTGAGCGCGTCCGTCACGGTCGACGCCGACGCGACGGTCCGCGTCGTCCACTCGACAAGCGGGTCGTCGACCGTCGTCGCGAGCTGGGTCGGGCCCGATGCCTGA
- a CDS encoding DUF7344 domain-containing protein, giving the protein MSQQLRRETTGEGLSNEEIFDVLQNERRRHVLQYLRQHGGPVALGDLADHVAAAEYDCPTDAVTSAQRKRVYTTLQQSHLPQMDEVGIVDYDSDEGVIGTTDQTEELTVYLEIVPEGEFPWREYYLSFGAISLAVVTVLWAGVYPFTLIPPLVWTTLFAIVLTMSAVYHTLVAREMTLTEFADDGDERP; this is encoded by the coding sequence ATGAGCCAGCAGCTGCGACGGGAGACGACGGGCGAGGGGTTGTCCAACGAGGAGATATTCGACGTGCTCCAGAACGAGCGCCGGCGTCACGTCCTGCAGTATCTCCGCCAGCACGGCGGGCCGGTCGCGCTCGGTGACCTGGCGGACCACGTCGCCGCCGCGGAGTACGACTGCCCCACCGACGCGGTGACGAGCGCCCAGCGCAAGCGTGTCTACACTACGCTCCAGCAGTCACACCTCCCACAGATGGACGAGGTGGGCATCGTCGACTACGACAGCGACGAGGGCGTTATCGGAACGACGGACCAGACCGAAGAGCTGACCGTCTATCTGGAAATCGTCCCCGAAGGCGAGTTCCCGTGGCGCGAGTACTACCTCTCCTTCGGCGCTATCAGCCTCGCCGTCGTGACGGTGCTGTGGGCCGGGGTCTACCCCTTTACGCTCATCCCGCCGCTCGTGTGGACGACGCTGTTTGCCATCGTTCTCACCATGTCCGCCGTCTATCACACGCTGGTCGCCCGCGAGATGACATTGACCGAGTTCGCCGACGACGGCGACGAGCGGCCCTGA
- a CDS encoding type IV pilin N-terminal domain-containing protein translates to MDIKELLQDDDAVSPVIGVILMVAITVILAAVIASFVLGLGDTQQTTPQASWSFNYDSSLDGSGSVAANHDFNTDAGNMSGSSASDTGILTLTHDGGDSINEDRLSIEQEGASESRPNLQDADGISDAADISAGTSIDFGIDNDDTIRIVYTAESGDSSSTLATYEAPGA, encoded by the coding sequence ATGGATATCAAAGAACTATTACAAGACGACGACGCTGTGTCGCCGGTCATCGGGGTCATCCTGATGGTCGCGATCACAGTCATCCTCGCAGCCGTCATCGCGAGCTTCGTGCTCGGGTTGGGCGATACACAACAGACAACGCCGCAGGCGAGTTGGAGCTTCAATTACGATTCGAGCCTAGATGGTTCAGGAAGTGTTGCTGCTAATCATGATTTCAACACTGATGCAGGGAATATGAGTGGCTCAAGTGCATCTGACACGGGTATTCTCACTCTCACACACGATGGCGGTGATTCAATCAATGAAGACCGTTTATCTATCGAACAAGAAGGCGCTAGTGAATCACGCCCGAATCTTCAGGATGCTGATGGTATCTCGGATGCTGCCGATATCTCAGCCGGCACGTCCATTGACTTCGGTATCGATAACGACGATACGATCCGAATTGTCTATACGGCAGAATCGGGAGATTCATCGTCAACCTTAGCAACCTACGAGGCACCAGGGGCGTAA
- a CDS encoding type IV pilin N-terminal domain-containing protein — MNLKKLFRDDDAVSPVIGVILMVAITVILAAVIASFVLGLGDTTQETPQASWSFDYDSSLDGTTNGDFGGGALQGSGSGDGVLTVTHDSGDNIDGAKLTLNDGNGDGPTVSFEDSSTGPDIDTVNSGTSADVGIDNDDTVRIIWASESGENTATLSTYEAPGA; from the coding sequence ATGAATCTGAAAAAGCTATTCAGAGATGACGACGCAGTATCGCCGGTCATCGGAGTCATCCTGATGGTCGCGATTACCGTCATCCTCGCTGCTGTCATCGCGAGCTTCGTGCTGGGACTCGGGGATACAACCCAAGAAACACCACAGGCAAGCTGGAGCTTTGATTATGACTCAAGTCTGGATGGTACCACTAATGGCGACTTTGGTGGCGGGGCTCTCCAAGGCTCAGGGTCTGGTGATGGAGTGCTTACTGTAACCCACGATAGTGGAGATAATATTGATGGGGCCAAGCTAACACTGAACGATGGCAATGGGGACGGTCCTACGGTGTCGTTCGAGGACTCTTCCACTGGGCCGGATATTGATACTGTCAATTCAGGTACTAGTGCTGATGTGGGTATCGATAATGACGACACTGTTCGTATCATTTGGGCCTCTGAGTCGGGCGAAAACACCGCAACGCTATCCACCTACGAAGCACCTGGAGCATAA
- a CDS encoding type IV pilin N-terminal domain-containing protein: MSLKNLFHDDDAVSPVIGVILMVAITVILAAVIASFVLGLGDQQQQTPQASFEWEYNSDDSTFTVTHDGGDSIDLARISIEGATVSTDFSDPVTAGSTAELDFSSVSSGDTVTVVWEDADEETSTTLATYEVP, translated from the coding sequence ATGAGTCTAAAAAACCTATTCCACGACGACGACGCAGTATCGCCGGTCATCGGAGTCATCCTGATGGTCGCAATTACGGTTATTCTCGCGGCCGTTATCGCGAGTTTCGTTCTGGGTCTAGGTGACCAACAACAGCAAACACCGCAAGCGAGCTTCGAATGGGAATATAATTCGGATGATAGTACATTCACCGTCACGCATGATGGCGGAGACAGTATCGATTTAGCCCGAATATCGATTGAGGGTGCTACCGTAAGTACTGACTTCAGTGATCCGGTAACTGCCGGATCGACAGCGGAACTTGACTTTAGCTCCGTCAGCTCAGGCGATACCGTCACTGTTGTTTGGGAAGATGCAGACGAAGAGACCAGTACGACCCTCGCGACATACGAAGTGCCCTAA